A single window of Acidobacteriota bacterium DNA harbors:
- a CDS encoding VWA domain-containing protein, whose product MSYRFADPWFLSLLVILPLILFWILSRGRRRNSSLRFPHVGSLKKAYKPMAARSRHFLFAVRLVALGLLVLAAARPQSGATREEVTAEGIDIVLALDLSSSMLAQDIEPDRIEAAKQVAADFIRRRTNDRIGLVVFASHGFVQCPLTLDYGILLDFLDELKVGLLDDGTALGMGIATAVGRLKESEAESKVLILLTDGRNNAGEIDPATASQMAQAFGIRIYSIGAGTRGVAPYPVDDPVFGRRQTRIRVDIDEEALRQAAEVTGGRYFRATDRESLEQIYREIDELEKSEIKVNQYTQYGELFPYPLALAVVLLLGEVGLSGTWFRKVP is encoded by the coding sequence ATGTCGTACCGTTTCGCGGATCCCTGGTTTCTCAGCCTGCTGGTGATCCTTCCCCTGATCCTGTTCTGGATCCTGAGCCGGGGACGCCGCCGGAACTCCAGCCTGCGGTTTCCGCATGTGGGCTCTCTCAAGAAGGCGTACAAGCCCATGGCGGCCCGTTCCCGCCATTTCCTCTTCGCCGTTCGGTTGGTTGCCCTGGGGCTTCTGGTTCTCGCGGCGGCGAGGCCCCAGAGCGGCGCCACGCGTGAGGAGGTCACGGCGGAGGGGATCGACATCGTTCTGGCCTTGGACCTGTCCAGCTCCATGCTGGCCCAGGACATCGAGCCCGACCGGATCGAAGCGGCGAAGCAGGTCGCCGCCGACTTCATCCGGCGCCGGACCAACGACCGGATCGGACTGGTGGTCTTCGCCAGCCACGGATTCGTCCAGTGCCCGCTGACCCTGGACTACGGGATCCTCCTGGATTTTCTGGACGAGTTGAAGGTGGGCCTGCTGGACGACGGGACCGCCCTGGGCATGGGCATCGCCACCGCGGTCGGCCGTCTCAAGGAGAGTGAAGCCGAATCGAAGGTGTTGATCCTGCTCACCGACGGCCGCAACAATGCGGGAGAAATCGACCCCGCCACCGCGTCCCAGATGGCGCAGGCCTTCGGAATCCGCATCTACTCCATCGGTGCCGGAACCCGCGGCGTGGCGCCCTATCCGGTGGACGACCCGGTCTTCGGCCGCCGCCAGACCCGGATTCGAGTCGACATCGACGAAGAGGCGCTTCGACAAGCCGCCGAGGTGACGGGCGGGCGGTATTTTCGGGCGACGGATCGCGAGAGCCTGGAGCAGATCTACCGCGAGATCGACGAGTTGGAAAAGAGCGAGATCAAGGTGAATCAATATACCCAATACGGAGAGCTGTTCCCTTATCCGCTGGCCCTGGCGGTCGTGCTTCTGTTGGGCGAGGTGGGACTCTCCGGAACCTGGTTTCGCAAGGTGCCGTGA
- a CDS encoding VWA domain-containing protein → MFRFGEPQLLYLLVLLPLLFAFLFWVIRRKRRAVQVLVGPHMASRLTGNSSSRRQWSKGLMVVAAVGLLLGGLARPQFGTRLETVEREGQDLVVVLDLSASMLARDIQPSRLEKAKHAIGTLIGLLEGDRIGIVGFAGEAFVQCPLTLDYGAARTLLASMGPESIPVPGTALGEALRKGLELFSAEEKKHKVMVLITDGEDHLGRPLEVAREAAGQGVVIHAVGIGSMQGTPIPVFDSEGRTQGFKKDRSGEVVMTRLDESTLREVAEETGGAYRRASPGESELEGIYGEVAAMEKKQLASIQVAQYEERFQIPVLLGLILLLADLLLAERRRVDRVWKGRFR, encoded by the coding sequence TTGTTTCGATTCGGTGAGCCACAGTTGCTGTATCTGCTGGTCCTGTTGCCGCTGCTGTTCGCCTTTCTGTTCTGGGTGATCCGGCGGAAGCGGCGCGCGGTCCAGGTTCTGGTGGGGCCCCACATGGCGTCCCGGCTCACCGGGAACTCCAGCAGCCGGCGCCAGTGGTCCAAAGGGCTCATGGTGGTGGCGGCCGTCGGCCTGCTGTTGGGCGGTCTGGCGCGGCCCCAGTTCGGGACCCGTCTGGAGACGGTGGAAAGAGAGGGGCAGGACCTGGTGGTGGTCCTGGATCTGTCCGCCTCCATGCTGGCCCGGGACATCCAGCCGAGCCGCCTGGAAAAGGCCAAGCACGCCATCGGAACGCTCATCGGCCTGCTGGAGGGGGACCGCATCGGGATCGTGGGGTTCGCCGGGGAGGCTTTTGTCCAATGTCCCCTGACCCTCGACTACGGGGCGGCCAGAACCCTGCTGGCCTCCATGGGACCGGAGTCGATTCCGGTGCCGGGAACGGCGTTGGGTGAAGCCCTGCGCAAGGGGTTGGAGCTCTTCTCGGCCGAGGAGAAGAAGCACAAGGTAATGGTTCTGATCACCGACGGAGAAGACCACCTGGGACGGCCCCTGGAGGTGGCGCGGGAAGCGGCCGGCCAGGGAGTGGTCATCCACGCCGTCGGAATCGGGTCGATGCAGGGCACTCCCATACCGGTCTTCGATTCGGAAGGCCGGACCCAAGGTTTCAAGAAAGACAGGTCCGGCGAAGTCGTGATGACACGGCTGGACGAGAGCACGCTTCGCGAAGTTGCGGAGGAGACGGGTGGCGCCTATCGGAGGGCCTCCCCCGGCGAGTCGGAATTGGAGGGGATCTACGGGGAGGTGGCGGCCATGGAAAAGAAGCAGCTCGCCTCCATCCAGGTGGCCCAATATGAGGAGCGGTTTCAGATCCCTGTACTGTTGGGTCTGATACTGCTGCTGGCCGACCTCCTGTTGGCCGAGCGGCGTCGCGTCGACAGAGTCTGGAAGGGACGTTTTCGGTGA
- a CDS encoding tetratricopeptide repeat protein, producing MGFRRLFAGLLLAGLLSGSQPLWSQAGREKVLEGNRNYSEGAYDKALELYREALEENPDSPAIRFNLGDAQFKKEEMEDAADSFSRALQTEDPGIKSRAQYNLGNSLYRQGKLQESLNAYREALKAAPGDRDAKHNLEFVLKQLQEQQQQNQDQQGEGEQDKDKNQDESGSGNEDQSQQGRQDQPEEQENQDRQDEEQQSQARNDRQDSGNPEQRPGDRQENRDQESRASGGRQEESSREDQAQASSHGAQPMSREAAERLLEALAQAQAGVRKKLEMRPGTAKVEKDW from the coding sequence ATGGGATTTCGGCGCCTGTTCGCGGGACTGTTGCTGGCGGGACTGTTGTCCGGCTCCCAGCCTCTCTGGAGCCAGGCCGGCAGGGAGAAAGTTCTGGAGGGGAACCGGAACTACTCGGAGGGAGCCTACGACAAGGCTCTGGAACTGTACCGGGAGGCTCTGGAAGAGAACCCGGATTCCCCGGCCATCCGTTTTAATCTGGGCGATGCGCAATTCAAGAAGGAAGAGATGGAGGATGCCGCCGATTCTTTCTCCAGAGCGCTGCAGACGGAGGACCCCGGGATCAAGTCGCGGGCCCAGTACAATCTGGGCAACTCGCTCTATCGCCAGGGAAAGCTCCAGGAGAGCCTGAACGCCTACCGGGAGGCGCTGAAGGCGGCGCCCGGCGACCGGGACGCCAAGCACAATCTGGAATTCGTGCTCAAGCAGTTGCAGGAACAGCAACAGCAGAACCAGGACCAGCAGGGCGAGGGAGAACAGGACAAGGACAAGAACCAGGACGAGAGCGGGTCCGGCAACGAGGATCAATCGCAGCAGGGACGGCAGGACCAGCCGGAAGAGCAGGAGAACCAGGACCGGCAGGACGAGGAGCAACAGTCCCAGGCCCGGAATGACCGGCAGGATTCCGGAAATCCTGAACAGCGCCCGGGAGACCGGCAGGAAAACAGGGACCAAGAGTCTCGCGCCTCCGGCGGCCGGCAAGAGGAGTCTTCCCGGGAGGATCAGGCCCAAGCCTCTTCCCACGGCGCTCAACCCATGTCTCGCGAGGCGGCCGAGCGCCTGCTGGAGGCCCTGGCTCAGGCCCAGGCGGGAGTCAGGAAGAAGCTCGAAATGCGACCCGGAACCGCGAAGGTCGAGAAGGACTGGTGA
- a CDS encoding BatD family protein encodes MRKFRGTVLAAVLLTGPVGGQDPAVRAFLDRTSVARGQQFTLTVEVSGKGASSAGEPRLPPMEEFAAFLGRRSSQQYRLVNGRMSTSRTFSFHFRATREGEFEIGAVQVRLDGNIHKSAPLRIQVGSGGRPVPTPPGRGRSADTASPADLFVRAAADRERVYRNQALVVTYKIYTGVRISSYGISKQPETAGFWVEDYSQPRQPQTEGEVIGGRRYTVAQIKKMVLFPTGAGQKEIGPLVLECRVQTRGGSWDPFGSRDPFRGFFSSDIFGREVTRQVASNPLRVQVLPLPQEGRPQEFQGAVGDFSISGQLDKSEVKANEALSFKVRISGNGNLAGLSEPRIEFPSSFEVYPPKMEQQIRRDPGGISGEKTFEYVLIPRRPGPVRLGPVQMAYFDPASDAYRISRAPELSVNVTPGDQLAEAAKAGLSRQEVKLLAQDIRFIKIGSGPFHKIGDSILTVTGFWIPFSLPLLCLLGAVGYRRHQMRLKGDVAYARARRARRVSRKRLAQAQSYLDGGAEQEFYPAVGQALMGYLADKLNVAQAGMVSQEVKESLRARGVSEESLSRYFDCLQICDLKQFAPSSSGREEMRDLMAGAREAVTRMEQELTSRPEGRPAQ; translated from the coding sequence GTGAGAAAGTTCCGGGGAACAGTTCTGGCGGCGGTCCTGCTTACCGGACCGGTGGGCGGCCAGGACCCGGCCGTCCGCGCGTTTCTGGACCGGACCTCCGTCGCCAGGGGACAGCAGTTTACGCTGACGGTGGAGGTTTCGGGCAAAGGAGCCTCCAGCGCCGGAGAACCCCGCTTGCCCCCCATGGAGGAGTTCGCTGCGTTTCTGGGACGGAGGAGCTCGCAGCAGTATCGGCTGGTGAATGGACGCATGTCCACGTCCCGGACCTTCAGTTTCCATTTTCGGGCGACCCGGGAAGGCGAGTTCGAGATCGGCGCGGTCCAAGTCCGTTTGGACGGCAACATCCACAAGTCCGCTCCCCTTCGGATTCAAGTCGGCAGTGGGGGAAGGCCGGTTCCCACTCCTCCCGGCAGAGGCCGGTCCGCCGATACGGCATCGCCAGCGGATCTTTTCGTGCGGGCAGCCGCCGACCGGGAACGTGTCTACCGGAATCAGGCGTTGGTGGTGACCTACAAGATCTATACGGGTGTCAGGATTTCCTCATACGGAATCTCCAAGCAGCCGGAGACGGCCGGGTTCTGGGTGGAGGACTATTCGCAGCCCCGGCAGCCCCAAACCGAGGGGGAGGTGATCGGCGGACGGCGCTACACGGTGGCTCAGATCAAGAAGATGGTGCTGTTCCCCACCGGTGCGGGGCAGAAGGAGATCGGTCCCCTGGTTCTGGAATGCCGGGTGCAGACCCGAGGCGGCTCGTGGGATCCCTTCGGTTCCCGGGATCCGTTCCGGGGCTTTTTCTCCAGTGACATCTTTGGCCGCGAGGTGACCCGCCAGGTCGCCTCCAATCCGCTTCGGGTGCAGGTCCTTCCCTTGCCCCAGGAGGGCAGGCCCCAGGAATTCCAGGGCGCCGTCGGAGATTTCTCCATTTCCGGTCAATTGGACAAGTCGGAGGTCAAGGCCAACGAGGCCTTGAGCTTCAAGGTTCGGATCTCCGGCAACGGCAATCTGGCCGGCCTGAGCGAACCCCGGATTGAGTTTCCTTCCAGCTTCGAAGTCTACCCGCCGAAGATGGAGCAGCAGATCCGCCGGGACCCGGGCGGGATCTCCGGAGAGAAGACCTTCGAGTACGTGCTCATTCCACGCCGCCCCGGTCCGGTGCGGTTGGGACCGGTGCAGATGGCCTACTTCGATCCGGCCTCGGATGCCTATCGCATCAGCCGCGCTCCCGAGTTGTCCGTCAACGTAACGCCGGGCGATCAACTGGCGGAAGCGGCGAAAGCGGGGCTCTCCCGCCAGGAGGTGAAGCTGCTGGCGCAGGATATCCGGTTCATCAAGATCGGGTCCGGGCCGTTTCACAAGATCGGGGATTCGATTCTGACGGTCACCGGGTTCTGGATTCCCTTTTCCTTGCCGCTTCTGTGTCTTCTGGGCGCCGTCGGTTACCGGCGGCACCAGATGAGGCTCAAGGGAGACGTGGCTTACGCGCGGGCCAGGCGGGCTCGGCGAGTCTCCAGGAAACGACTTGCTCAGGCCCAGTCCTATCTGGACGGGGGGGCCGAGCAGGAGTTCTATCCGGCCGTGGGACAGGCGCTCATGGGCTATCTTGCCGACAAGCTCAACGTCGCCCAGGCCGGAATGGTCAGTCAGGAGGTCAAGGAATCCTTGCGGGCCAGGGGAGTCTCGGAAGAATCTCTCTCTCGCTATTTCGATTGTCTCCAAATTTGCGACCTGAAGCAGTTCGCGCCCTCTTCCTCCGGCCGGGAGGAAATGCGCGACCTGATGGCCGGCGCCCGGGAGGCCGTGACCCGGATGGAGCAGGAATTGACGTCACGGCCGGAAGGGAGGCCTGCTCAATGA
- a CDS encoding tetratricopeptide repeat protein gives MKPGAAALLFLILVAAPLRGDSREGLFLQGNRHYEAGDYRKALESYAAIAAMGYESGPLYFNMGNCYYKLGETGPAILHYERASRLIPGDEDLEVNLSLARLKVVDRIPELPRFRPLVLLERLVFYFPRDALWILLWSSYAVAAAAWILRLLWSRGRKVAGKIVWIGSMMLIVSASCLVGQVRQERESTEAIILAKEVRAVSAPGEEGIQVFTLHEGTKVRMQEVSGSWVEVLLADGNVGWLKADSMARIAQP, from the coding sequence ATGAAACCGGGGGCAGCCGCTCTGCTCTTCCTGATTCTGGTTGCCGCTCCGCTTCGTGGAGACTCCAGAGAGGGGCTCTTTCTGCAGGGGAATCGTCACTACGAGGCCGGCGACTACCGGAAGGCGTTGGAGAGCTATGCCGCCATCGCCGCCATGGGTTACGAGTCGGGTCCGCTCTATTTCAACATGGGGAATTGCTACTACAAGTTGGGCGAGACGGGGCCGGCCATTCTTCACTACGAACGAGCGTCTCGGCTGATCCCCGGAGACGAGGACCTGGAGGTCAACCTGTCGCTGGCCCGGCTCAAGGTGGTCGACCGGATTCCGGAGCTGCCCCGTTTCCGGCCACTGGTGCTTCTGGAACGCCTCGTGTTCTACTTTCCACGCGACGCTCTATGGATCCTGTTGTGGAGTTCCTACGCCGTCGCGGCGGCGGCCTGGATCCTCAGGCTTCTGTGGAGTCGCGGCCGCAAGGTTGCCGGCAAGATCGTCTGGATCGGATCCATGATGCTGATCGTGTCCGCCTCCTGCCTTGTGGGTCAGGTCCGCCAGGAGAGAGAATCCACCGAGGCCATCATCCTGGCCAAGGAGGTCAGAGCCGTGAGCGCTCCGGGAGAAGAGGGCATCCAGGTCTTCACGCTCCACGAGGGAACCAAAGTACGAATGCAGGAAGTCTCGGGATCGTGGGTCGAGGTCCTGCTGGCCGACGGTAACGTGGGATGGCTCAAGGCCGACTCCATGGCCAGGATTGCACAACCATGA
- a CDS encoding ankyrin repeat domain-containing protein codes for MRSRSGKALVWALGAALLITGTVLGALRQQEKPVHLIQAAERGDVNTVKYLLDLGVDVNGRDEQGTTALTAAAWEGQSEVVKILLERGSEIDPQDELAGMTPLIWACWKGYGDTVGVLLEAGADVNLKDKNDRGGLMGAAWEGRTQIIGMLVAAGAQLESRDYTGATALMWAAWNGRLETTKALLAAGAAIDARENEGKTALIGAATDGHLPVVRALVNAGARLDLKDQKGLTALSAAASNRHTEVVRYLQEAGAAK; via the coding sequence ATGAGATCAAGGAGCGGAAAAGCATTGGTGTGGGCGCTGGGTGCGGCGCTCCTGATAACAGGAACCGTGCTTGGCGCCCTCCGGCAGCAGGAGAAACCCGTCCATCTCATCCAGGCTGCCGAACGGGGAGACGTGAACACCGTGAAATACCTGCTGGATCTCGGCGTGGACGTCAACGGGAGGGACGAGCAGGGGACCACGGCTCTGACGGCCGCCGCCTGGGAGGGGCAGAGCGAAGTGGTCAAGATCCTTTTGGAGCGAGGGTCCGAGATCGATCCGCAGGATGAGCTGGCTGGGATGACGCCACTCATCTGGGCCTGCTGGAAGGGATATGGAGACACCGTGGGGGTTCTTCTGGAAGCCGGAGCCGACGTGAACCTCAAGGACAAGAACGACCGCGGCGGGCTCATGGGGGCGGCCTGGGAGGGTCGCACCCAAATCATCGGCATGTTGGTTGCCGCCGGCGCCCAGTTGGAGTCGCGCGATTACACCGGCGCCACCGCCCTGATGTGGGCCGCGTGGAACGGCCGCCTGGAGACCACAAAAGCGCTGCTGGCGGCCGGCGCCGCCATTGATGCCCGCGAGAACGAAGGAAAGACCGCGCTCATCGGCGCAGCGACGGATGGCCACCTTCCGGTGGTCCGGGCGCTGGTGAACGCGGGAGCTCGACTGGACCTCAAGGACCAGAAGGGTCTCACCGCCCTTTCGGCGGCCGCCTCAAATCGCCACACTGAAGTCGTCCGCTACCTGCAAGAGGCCGGCGCCGCCAAATAG